From a single Candidatus Microthrix subdominans genomic region:
- a CDS encoding ABC transporter ATP-binding protein has product MHAFSYMRNARMGIDETERPTRQTIRRVLSFARPYRSQLIAFVTVIVVESVLALVPTLVFRALIDNTIPDKNTQQLAMLAGIVIAVGLVTAALSLLERWWSSRIGEGLIYDLRTALHDHVQRMPVGFFTRTRTGALTNRMNNDVIGAQRALTGTLGSVASNGAALTATLITVFALEWRLTLLSLVLLPLFLVPASRVGKRLAAVTLEGMNLNAEMNTSLTERLSAAGAQLVKLYGRYEDEQATLDTQAARVRDIGVRQAMTVRTFMTGLELVGMVALGVLYWLGGLLVIDGGLTLGTLAALTILMPRIYQPLSALSNTRVDVMGALVSFDRVFEVLDLPNPITDAPDATELTAPAGALEFHHVDFSYPGSESTSIASLEAVGEDHREGGPVLRDVSANVEPGWTVALVGPSGAGKTTLASLVPRLWDVTSGSITFDGHDVRSLTQDSLRAAIGVVPQDPHLFHITVAENLRYARPGATDDQLRQAARAAQVLSVIEALPQGFDTVVGERGYRLSGGEKQRVAIARMLLKDPAMVILDEATSSLDTESEAAVQRALATALEGRTALVIAHRLSTIVGADLILVLDEGRVVERGRHSELLADDGLYAALYRTLVEGSEALLPRIETVAP; this is encoded by the coding sequence ATGCACGCCTTCAGCTACATGCGCAACGCCCGGATGGGCATCGACGAGACCGAGCGACCCACCCGTCAGACGATCCGGCGCGTGCTCTCCTTTGCCCGTCCGTACCGCTCCCAGCTGATCGCCTTCGTCACCGTGATCGTCGTCGAGTCGGTGCTGGCCCTGGTGCCGACGCTGGTCTTCCGGGCGCTGATCGACAACACGATCCCCGACAAGAACACCCAACAACTCGCCATGCTGGCGGGCATCGTGATCGCGGTCGGGTTGGTCACCGCCGCGTTGTCCCTGCTCGAACGCTGGTGGTCGTCCCGCATCGGCGAGGGACTGATCTACGACCTCCGTACGGCGCTGCACGACCACGTACAGCGCATGCCGGTGGGCTTCTTCACCCGCACCCGCACCGGAGCGCTCACCAACCGCATGAACAACGACGTGATCGGCGCCCAGCGGGCGCTCACCGGCACGCTCGGCTCGGTCGCCTCCAACGGCGCGGCGCTCACCGCCACGCTGATCACGGTGTTCGCGCTCGAATGGCGCCTCACCCTGCTGTCTCTGGTGCTGTTGCCCCTGTTTCTGGTGCCCGCTAGCCGGGTCGGTAAGCGGCTGGCGGCGGTCACCTTGGAGGGAATGAACCTCAACGCCGAGATGAATACCAGCCTCACCGAGCGCCTCAGCGCCGCCGGCGCCCAGCTGGTGAAGCTGTACGGCCGTTACGAGGACGAACAGGCCACGCTCGACACCCAGGCCGCCCGGGTGCGCGACATCGGGGTGCGCCAGGCGATGACCGTGCGCACCTTCATGACCGGCCTCGAGCTGGTCGGCATGGTGGCATTGGGCGTCCTGTACTGGCTGGGCGGCCTGCTCGTGATCGACGGCGGGCTGACGCTGGGCACGCTGGCCGCGCTCACCATCCTGATGCCCCGCATCTACCAACCGCTCAGCGCGCTGAGCAACACCCGGGTGGACGTCATGGGCGCCCTGGTCAGCTTCGACCGGGTCTTCGAGGTGCTCGACCTGCCCAACCCGATCACCGATGCGCCCGACGCCACCGAGCTGACCGCGCCCGCCGGTGCGCTCGAATTTCACCACGTCGACTTCAGCTATCCGGGCAGCGAGTCGACCTCGATCGCCTCGCTGGAGGCGGTCGGCGAGGACCACCGCGAGGGCGGGCCGGTGTTGCGCGACGTTTCGGCCAACGTCGAGCCCGGCTGGACGGTGGCGCTGGTCGGCCCGTCGGGCGCCGGCAAGACCACGTTGGCCTCGCTCGTGCCCCGCCTGTGGGACGTCACCTCCGGGTCGATCACCTTCGACGGCCACGACGTGCGCTCCCTCACCCAGGACAGCCTGCGGGCGGCCATCGGGGTGGTGCCCCAGGACCCGCACCTGTTCCACATCACCGTTGCCGAGAACCTGCGCTATGCCCGGCCCGGCGCCACCGACGACCAGCTGCGCCAGGCTGCACGGGCCGCCCAGGTGCTGTCGGTGATCGAGGCGCTGCCCCAAGGCTTCGACACGGTCGTCGGTGAACGGGGCTACCGGCTGAGCGGAGGCGAGAAGCAACGGGTGGCGATCGCCCGCATGCTGCTGAAGGACCCGGCGATGGTGATCCTCGACGAGGCCACCTCCAGCCTGGACACCGAGTCCGAGGCCGCTGTGCAGCGGGCGCTGGCCACGGCACTCGAGGGCCGAACCGCCCTGGTGATCGCCCACCGGCTGTCGACGATCGTCGGCGCCGACCTGATCCTGGTGCTCGACGAGGGGCGCGTGGTCGAGCGGGGTCGCCACAGCGAGCTGTTGGCCGACGACGGCCTGTACGCCGCGCTGTACCGCACGCTGGTCGAAGGTTCCGAAGCGCTGCTCCCCAGGATCGAGACCGTCGCGCCGTAG
- the xseA gene encoding exodeoxyribonuclease VII large subunit: MAAPTFTVGELVDRANQALVDVFPGEVWVEGEIHNKGRPSAAGHTYFSLVEGRTDPVTGRKQTATVNVALFNKARDRVNRHLRRAHGQVRMDDGVRVRLRGTVAIYPASSSFQLVMVGIDPTFTLGSLAAERAALLQQLEAEGLLVANAARPLATLPQRIALIASRGSAAETDFLHELELSRLAFHVTRIDSRVQGVDAPAEVAAALALASSLPLDAVVLVRGGGARTDLAAFDAEIVARAVAGCRHPVLTGIGHEVDTSVADQMAHRAYKTPTAAAGALIEAVTLCRQETEECAARLGRASTRALGRTDEDFAERRRRVGDAAARATDLADARVAAAFPRVAAAARRSVRQSERSVQAAASGVPLLVGAALRSAEGRLDEPTRRLARVGSRLDRAAERLDHTEALVRSADPAHLLAKGFAIVRSTPADRPARLVRSVGQVAAGDLLSIRLADGTLATATATATATATATATATAATTGPPTDDADESHHTDGSTPRAPGTTEPASTAVATSSIDPTRTEDPQDHP, translated from the coding sequence GTGGCCGCTCCCACCTTCACCGTCGGCGAGCTCGTCGACCGAGCCAACCAGGCCTTGGTCGACGTGTTTCCCGGCGAGGTGTGGGTGGAGGGCGAAATCCACAACAAGGGCCGCCCCTCCGCCGCCGGACACACCTATTTCAGCCTGGTCGAGGGTCGTACCGACCCGGTGACCGGGCGCAAGCAGACCGCCACCGTCAACGTTGCGCTGTTCAACAAGGCCCGCGACCGGGTGAACCGCCACCTGCGCCGGGCGCACGGACAGGTACGCATGGACGACGGGGTGCGGGTGCGACTGCGGGGCACGGTGGCGATCTACCCGGCGAGCAGCTCGTTTCAGCTGGTGATGGTCGGCATCGACCCAACGTTCACGCTGGGCAGCCTGGCCGCCGAACGCGCCGCCCTGCTGCAACAGCTCGAGGCCGAGGGCCTGCTGGTCGCCAACGCCGCCCGCCCCCTGGCCACCCTCCCCCAGCGGATCGCCCTGATCGCCAGCCGAGGTTCGGCGGCCGAGACGGACTTTCTCCACGAGCTGGAGCTCAGCCGGTTGGCCTTCCACGTCACCCGCATCGATTCCCGGGTGCAGGGGGTCGATGCGCCCGCCGAGGTCGCAGCAGCCCTCGCACTGGCCTCCTCGCTGCCCCTCGACGCCGTCGTGCTGGTGCGCGGCGGAGGCGCCCGCACCGACCTGGCCGCCTTCGATGCCGAAATCGTCGCCCGAGCCGTGGCCGGCTGCCGGCACCCGGTGCTGACCGGCATCGGCCACGAGGTGGACACCTCGGTCGCCGACCAGATGGCCCACCGTGCGTACAAGACGCCGACCGCAGCCGCCGGCGCGCTGATCGAGGCGGTGACCCTGTGCCGCCAGGAGACCGAGGAGTGCGCCGCCCGCCTCGGCCGGGCATCGACCCGGGCCCTGGGCCGCACCGACGAGGACTTCGCCGAGCGCCGCCGCCGGGTGGGCGACGCCGCCGCCCGCGCCACCGACCTGGCCGACGCACGGGTCGCCGCCGCCTTTCCGCGGGTCGCTGCCGCCGCACGCCGCTCGGTCCGCCAGAGCGAGCGCAGCGTGCAGGCCGCGGCCTCCGGTGTGCCGCTGCTGGTCGGCGCCGCGTTGCGCTCCGCCGAAGGACGCCTCGACGAACCCACCCGCCGGCTCGCCCGGGTCGGGTCCCGGCTGGACCGGGCCGCCGAACGGCTCGATCACACCGAAGCGCTCGTGCGCTCAGCCGACCCGGCGCACCTGTTGGCCAAGGGCTTCGCGATCGTGCGCAGCACCCCTGCGGATCGACCCGCCCGTCTGGTTCGCAGCGTCGGCCAGGTGGCCGCCGGCGACCTCCTCAGCATCCGGCTGGCCGACGGCACTCTCGCCACCGCCACCGCCACCGCCACCGCCACCGCCACCGCCACCGCCACCGCCACCGCAGCGACAACAGGCCCGCCGACGGACGACGCCGACGAGAGCCACCACACCGACGGCTCGACTCCCCGAGCCCCCGGCACGACCGAGCCGGCGAGCACGGCCGTCGCGACCAGCAGCATCGACCCCACCCGCACCGAGGACCCCCAGGACCACCCATGA
- the xseB gene encoding exodeoxyribonuclease VII small subunit, with amino-acid sequence MNETTPTSAESTTEAATGDPTGAELGWAEAMGELSGILAELERDDVDLDVLADRVERAAWLISVCRERIAGTRLRVDELVADLIPEDPTG; translated from the coding sequence ATGAACGAGACGACCCCTACCTCCGCCGAATCCACGACCGAGGCGGCTACCGGCGACCCGACCGGCGCCGAGCTCGGCTGGGCCGAGGCGATGGGCGAGCTGTCGGGGATCCTCGCCGAGCTGGAACGCGACGACGTCGACCTCGACGTGCTCGCCGACCGGGTGGAGCGCGCCGCCTGGCTGATCTCGGTCTGTCGAGAACGCATCGCCGGCACCCGCCTGCGCGTCGACGAACTGGTGGCCGACCTGATCCCCGAGGACCCGACCGGGTGA
- a CDS encoding endo alpha-1,4 polygalactosaminidase, which produces MIALLVLAAVGCGGGDERSNGAPERWTPAADATWQWQLSAPDGDPPNIGYDVGVYDLDLVETPQATIDALHDDGRRVICYFSAGSSEVGRDDGNFTDADQGNVLDGWPDERWVDLASANVRSIMSDRLDLAVNKGCDGVEPDNTDGYRSTDGGGSSNGLGLTEADTRSYLRWLGEEAHRRGLAIGLKNTLGLADDLAGEFDFAVNEQCHRYGECAELAPFLERGKPVFNAEYVDPDTAAEAERQRKATCAEAMAAGTTTLILPLDLDDSYRNACPAPK; this is translated from the coding sequence ATGATCGCCCTGCTGGTCCTGGCGGCCGTCGGCTGCGGTGGCGGTGACGAGCGGTCAAACGGCGCCCCGGAGCGATGGACCCCGGCAGCCGACGCCACGTGGCAGTGGCAGCTGTCCGCGCCCGACGGTGACCCACCCAACATCGGCTACGACGTCGGTGTCTACGACCTCGACCTCGTCGAGACCCCGCAGGCGACCATCGACGCGCTGCACGACGACGGACGGCGGGTGATCTGTTACTTCTCCGCCGGATCCTCCGAGGTCGGACGAGACGACGGTAACTTCACCGACGCCGACCAGGGCAACGTGCTCGACGGGTGGCCCGACGAGCGCTGGGTGGATCTGGCGTCGGCCAACGTTCGCTCGATCATGTCCGACCGGCTCGACCTGGCTGTGAACAAGGGTTGCGACGGCGTCGAGCCCGACAACACCGACGGCTACCGGAGTACTGATGGCGGGGGCAGCAGCAACGGCCTCGGGTTGACCGAGGCCGACACCCGCTCCTATCTGCGCTGGCTGGGCGAGGAGGCCCACCGGCGGGGGCTGGCCATCGGGTTGAAGAACACGTTGGGCCTGGCCGACGATCTGGCCGGCGAGTTCGACTTCGCCGTCAACGAACAATGCCATCGCTACGGCGAATGCGCCGAGTTGGCCCCGTTCCTCGAACGGGGCAAGCCGGTGTTCAACGCCGAGTACGTCGACCCGGACACGGCGGCGGAGGCCGAGCGGCAGCGCAAGGCCACGTGCGCCGAGGCCATGGCGGCCGGCACCACGACGCTGATCCTGCCGCTCGACCTGGACGACAGCTATCGCAACGCCTGCCCGGCGCCCAAGTGA
- a CDS encoding alpha/beta hydrolase: MTTPSAACPSPVAPATVLRHGRIELALHRLVDADGPNLLLLHGLGESTPSDPPSSIVEAWPGAIYGLDFTGHGASSIPSGGGYTSEVLVADADAALRHLGSAVLLGRGLGAYVALILAGLRTDAVHGVVLADGPGIAGGGTEPGSPSIVAPAERWEGTPDPWALAELATDVRPQDYAQAFARFVLTAHPDDHPLWVSARVRPPWLESVVEEAGVLEGSIPDALADLGRAQG; encoded by the coding sequence GTGACCACGCCGTCCGCTGCCTGTCCATCCCCCGTCGCACCGGCGACCGTGCTGCGCCACGGACGCATCGAGCTGGCGTTGCACCGTCTGGTCGACGCCGACGGCCCCAACCTGCTCCTCCTCCACGGCTTGGGCGAGTCGACACCCTCCGATCCGCCCAGTTCCATCGTCGAGGCGTGGCCCGGTGCCATCTACGGGCTGGACTTCACCGGCCACGGGGCATCGTCGATACCCAGCGGAGGTGGCTACACGTCGGAGGTCCTCGTGGCCGACGCCGACGCTGCGCTGCGGCACCTGGGCTCGGCGGTGCTGCTGGGCCGGGGCCTGGGCGCCTATGTCGCCCTGATCCTGGCCGGCCTGCGCACCGACGCGGTGCACGGCGTCGTGCTGGCCGATGGCCCGGGCATCGCCGGCGGCGGCACCGAGCCGGGCAGCCCATCGATCGTCGCTCCGGCGGAGCGCTGGGAGGGTACGCCCGACCCCTGGGCGTTGGCCGAGCTGGCCACCGATGTACGGCCCCAGGACTACGCCCAGGCTTTCGCTCGGTTCGTCCTGACCGCTCACCCCGACGACCACCCGCTGTGGGTGTCGGCCCGGGTGCGGCCGCCGTGGCTGGAGTCGGTCGTCGAGGAGGCGGGTGTGTTGGAGGGTTCGATCCCCGACGCGTTGGCCGACCTGGGCCGCGCCCAAGGCTGA
- a CDS encoding alpha/beta hydrolase encodes MSAHPPPGEPATGQSVPVSAAVAGAYPGAHRPDRRRRVDSSGVGISVVEWGDEGDPPLLFAHGGFDFAETLNVFAPILARAGWRVVSWDQRGHGDSDHADLYSWHADTRDAAAVVHSTTDEAMPWIGHSKGGVLTMQLSEVLPHRLSKLVNLDGLPSRRFVPDVAEQRNAMMSEAALGWLDHRASLEGKQRRPGTIEGLAQRRARMNIRMSSEWLQYLVTVGARQDADGWRWKIDPTLRMGGLGPWRPEWSMARLPALGVPFLGVLGLELEEMGWGTRPGDVEAYLPSGARFETLDGVGHFVHIEAPERVADLILEFLS; translated from the coding sequence GTGTCAGCACATCCGCCGCCCGGGGAGCCCGCGACCGGCCAAAGCGTCCCGGTGAGCGCCGCCGTAGCGGGGGCGTATCCCGGGGCGCACCGGCCGGATCGACGGCGCCGGGTCGACTCCTCCGGCGTCGGCATCTCGGTGGTCGAGTGGGGCGACGAGGGCGATCCGCCATTGTTGTTCGCCCATGGCGGGTTCGACTTTGCCGAGACACTCAACGTGTTCGCACCGATTCTGGCCCGGGCCGGATGGCGGGTGGTCAGCTGGGACCAGCGGGGTCACGGCGACTCCGATCACGCCGACCTGTACTCGTGGCACGCCGATACCCGGGATGCCGCCGCCGTCGTGCACAGCACCACCGACGAAGCGATGCCGTGGATCGGCCATTCCAAGGGTGGCGTGCTCACCATGCAGCTGTCCGAGGTGCTGCCGCATCGGTTGAGCAAGCTGGTCAACCTCGACGGGTTGCCGTCGCGCCGCTTCGTCCCCGACGTCGCCGAGCAGCGCAACGCCATGATGAGCGAGGCGGCCCTCGGCTGGCTCGACCATCGGGCATCGCTCGAGGGCAAGCAGCGACGCCCCGGCACGATCGAGGGTCTGGCTCAACGGCGGGCCCGCATGAACATCCGCATGTCGTCCGAGTGGTTGCAGTATCTGGTCACGGTGGGGGCGAGGCAGGACGCCGACGGTTGGCGCTGGAAGATCGACCCGACGCTGCGCATGGGCGGCTTGGGACCGTGGCGGCCCGAATGGTCGATGGCTCGCTTGCCCGCCCTCGGCGTGCCGTTCCTGGGCGTGCTCGGCCTGGAACTCGAGGAGATGGGGTGGGGCACGCGTCCCGGGGACGTCGAGGCCTACCTGCCGTCCGGCGCCCGGTTTGAGACGTTGGACGGCGTCGGCCACTTCGTGCACATCGAAGCCCCCGAGCGGGTGGCCGACCTGATCTTGGAGTTCCTGTCGTGA
- a CDS encoding peptide chain release factor 3 yields the protein MSDVLSEAARRRTFAIISHPDAGKTTLTEKFLLYGGALAMEAGSVKGKGGRRSATSDWMAMEQQRGISITSTVLQFNYRDCVVNLLDTPGHRDFSEDTYRVLAGCDGAVMVLDAAKGIEPQTLKLFEVCRDRGLPLLSFVNKWDRPAREPLEVLDDIESQLGLIPTPVTWPVGADTDFRGVIDRRDHSYTRYSRTTGGARIAPEEDLDPARAEELDGELWVRANEELGLLDEVGSEFDVETFLAGITTPTLFGSAMTNFGVRKLLDAVIDLVPSPRPRTTADGGARALDAPLSGFVFKVQANTDKAHRDRVAYVRICSGRFQRGDVATHARTGKPFATKYAHTAFGNDRETVEEAFPGDVVGLVNATDLRVGDTLYLEEPVEFPSIPAFAPEHFRVARPADVSRFKQFRRGINQLDEEGVVQVLRDPDLGDQAPTLAAVGPMQFDVAKWRLEQEFGAPTMLESTPYQVARQTDADSAVPLRQMSGVTVLERSDGVLLALFESPYWLDRVIADQPELTLDRLLAEGALREH from the coding sequence ATGTCCGACGTTCTCAGTGAGGCGGCCCGGCGCCGCACCTTCGCCATCATCTCGCACCCTGACGCCGGCAAGACCACCCTGACCGAGAAGTTTCTGCTCTACGGCGGCGCCCTGGCGATGGAGGCGGGCTCGGTGAAGGGCAAGGGCGGTCGCCGTTCGGCCACATCGGACTGGATGGCCATGGAGCAGCAACGCGGCATCTCGATCACCTCGACCGTGCTGCAGTTCAACTACCGGGACTGCGTGGTCAACCTGCTCGACACCCCGGGTCACCGCGACTTCTCCGAGGACACCTACCGGGTGTTGGCCGGCTGCGACGGCGCCGTCATGGTGCTCGACGCCGCCAAGGGCATCGAGCCGCAGACCTTGAAGCTGTTCGAGGTGTGCCGCGACCGGGGCCTGCCGCTCTTGAGCTTCGTCAACAAGTGGGATCGGCCGGCGCGCGAACCGCTCGAGGTGCTCGACGACATCGAAAGCCAGCTCGGCCTGATCCCGACGCCGGTGACCTGGCCGGTCGGCGCCGACACCGACTTTCGGGGAGTAATCGACCGGCGCGACCACAGCTACACCCGCTACTCCCGCACGACCGGCGGCGCCCGCATCGCCCCGGAGGAAGACCTCGACCCCGCCCGGGCCGAGGAACTCGACGGCGAGCTGTGGGTGCGCGCCAACGAGGAGCTCGGGCTGCTCGACGAGGTCGGCTCCGAGTTCGATGTCGAGACCTTCCTGGCCGGCATCACCACCCCCACCCTGTTCGGCTCGGCGATGACCAACTTCGGGGTTCGCAAGCTGCTCGACGCCGTGATCGACCTCGTCCCCTCGCCTCGTCCTCGCACGACCGCCGACGGCGGGGCCCGCGCCCTGGACGCACCGCTGTCCGGCTTCGTATTCAAGGTGCAGGCCAACACCGACAAGGCCCACCGCGACCGGGTGGCCTACGTGCGGATCTGCTCGGGTCGCTTTCAACGGGGCGACGTGGCCACCCACGCCCGCACCGGCAAGCCCTTCGCCACCAAGTACGCCCACACCGCGTTCGGTAACGATCGCGAAACGGTCGAGGAGGCCTTCCCCGGCGACGTCGTCGGGCTGGTCAACGCCACCGACCTGCGAGTCGGCGACACCCTCTATCTTGAAGAACCGGTCGAGTTTCCGTCGATCCCGGCGTTCGCCCCCGAGCACTTCCGAGTGGCCCGCCCGGCCGACGTCAGCCGTTTCAAGCAGTTTCGACGCGGCATCAACCAGCTCGACGAGGAGGGTGTGGTGCAGGTGCTGCGCGACCCCGATCTCGGCGATCAGGCCCCGACGCTGGCGGCGGTGGGCCCGATGCAGTTCGACGTCGCCAAATGGCGCCTGGAACAGGAGTTCGGCGCTCCGACCATGCTCGAGTCCACGCCGTATCAGGTGGCCCGTCAGACCGATGCCGACTCGGCGGTGCCGCTGCGACAGATGTCTGGGGTGACCGTGCTGGAACGCTCCGACGGGGTGCTGCTCGCCCTCTTCGAGAGCCCGTACTGGCTCGACCGGGTGATCGCCGACCAGCCCGAGCTCACGCTCGACCGGCTGCTCGCCGAGGGCGCTCTGCGCGAGCACTGA
- a CDS encoding alpha/beta hydrolase, producing the protein MDRRRAAIIGGVGLGVLAAVAAVHVAGTRIRRRHHVDLDELLVPPENVTRHRIATSDGGSLHLVEAGSGQPLVLLHGVTLQWWVWSPLFHLLSDRFRVIAWDMRGHGGSEVGVDGVTLEAAGRDLVEVLEHLDLSDAIVVGHSMGGMAIGRSVVDHPDRLNARSAGLVFLATAATSVSPRFVAGYLGAGAGVLAGKADRANAVPVDRLWRPGDLSASLIRIAFGKEPSADAIEAVRQMIIDVPTVTSVEAGAAILNHDLTDDLGAYEGPAMVIVGSDDHLTPPRLAQRIAKLLPQAELHVLEGVGHQVMQEQPRRLGELLERFAFSARAERPRRAAGRA; encoded by the coding sequence GTGGACCGTCGCAGAGCAGCCATCATCGGAGGTGTGGGCCTCGGTGTCCTCGCAGCGGTCGCCGCCGTCCACGTCGCCGGCACAAGGATCCGCCGTCGGCACCATGTCGACCTCGACGAGCTGTTGGTGCCACCCGAGAACGTGACGCGCCACCGCATCGCGACCAGTGACGGCGGATCCTTGCACCTCGTCGAGGCGGGCAGCGGTCAACCGCTGGTGCTGTTGCACGGCGTAACGCTGCAATGGTGGGTGTGGAGCCCGCTGTTTCACCTGCTGTCCGATCGCTTCCGGGTGATCGCCTGGGACATGCGAGGTCACGGCGGCTCCGAGGTCGGCGTCGACGGCGTCACCCTCGAGGCGGCGGGGCGCGATCTCGTCGAGGTTCTCGAACACCTCGACCTGTCCGACGCCATCGTCGTCGGGCATTCGATGGGCGGCATGGCGATCGGTCGAAGCGTGGTCGATCATCCGGACCGCCTCAACGCTCGCAGCGCCGGGCTGGTCTTTCTGGCCACCGCCGCCACGTCGGTGTCACCCCGTTTTGTCGCCGGGTACCTCGGCGCCGGGGCGGGCGTGCTAGCCGGTAAGGCCGACCGGGCGAACGCGGTGCCGGTCGATCGTCTGTGGCGGCCCGGCGACCTGTCGGCGTCGCTGATCCGGATCGCCTTCGGCAAGGAACCGTCGGCGGACGCCATCGAGGCGGTGCGCCAGATGATCATCGACGTACCGACGGTCACGTCGGTCGAGGCGGGTGCGGCCATCCTCAACCACGACCTGACCGACGATCTGGGCGCATACGAAGGCCCCGCCATGGTGATCGTCGGCTCCGACGATCACCTCACCCCGCCGCGGCTGGCCCAACGCATCGCCAAACTGTTGCCCCAGGCCGAGCTCCACGTGCTCGAGGGTGTCGGCCACCAGGTGATGCAGGAGCAGCCGCGTCGGCTCGGCGAACTGCTGGAGCGCTTTGCGTTCAGTGCTCGCGCAGAGCGCCCTCGGCGAGCAGCCGGTCGAGCGTGA
- a CDS encoding AIM24 family protein translates to MNTPAGWYPDPSDPSAQRYWDGSQWTAQTHAVSITAATPTSASRPSDDPTRATVGATAAAPGTTTPGNTLVAGIRTDLLSDARYAEVGSGQRVVKQNSRLLKVVLGEDLLAKQGSMVAVQGNIDFDHEGAGMAKFMKKAVTGEGLALMRCKGQGELFLADQGNQVHIIHLEGGGLTVNGRSILAFEPTLTWDIERIKGAGMAAGGLFNTRLEGRGWVAITTDGDPVVLRTDAPTFVDTDAVVAWSSNLQTGLNRTMKAKAAIGLGSGEAVQLTFQGDGIVIVQPSEGRSIANA, encoded by the coding sequence ATGAATACTCCCGCCGGCTGGTACCCCGACCCGTCCGACCCGTCCGCACAGCGCTACTGGGACGGGTCGCAATGGACTGCGCAAACCCACGCGGTTTCGATCACGGCGGCAACGCCCACCTCTGCGTCCCGACCCAGCGATGACCCGACCCGAGCCACCGTCGGGGCGACCGCAGCGGCACCCGGCACCACCACCCCCGGCAACACGCTGGTGGCCGGGATCCGCACCGACCTGTTGAGCGATGCGCGCTACGCCGAGGTCGGCTCGGGTCAGCGGGTGGTCAAGCAGAACAGCCGGCTGCTCAAGGTGGTGCTGGGTGAGGATCTGCTGGCCAAGCAGGGTTCGATGGTGGCCGTGCAGGGCAACATCGATTTCGACCATGAAGGCGCCGGCATGGCCAAGTTCATGAAGAAGGCCGTCACCGGTGAAGGCCTGGCCCTCATGCGCTGCAAGGGGCAGGGCGAACTGTTTCTGGCTGACCAGGGCAACCAGGTGCACATCATCCACCTCGAGGGTGGCGGCCTCACCGTCAACGGCCGCAGCATCCTGGCTTTCGAGCCGACGCTCACCTGGGACATCGAGCGGATCAAGGGCGCCGGCATGGCCGCCGGCGGGCTGTTCAACACCCGCCTTGAGGGACGCGGCTGGGTGGCGATCACCACCGATGGCGACCCGGTGGTGCTGCGCACCGACGCCCCGACGTTCGTCGACACCGATGCCGTCGTGGCCTGGAGCTCCAACCTGCAGACCGGCCTGAACCGCACGATGAAGGCCAAGGCGGCCATCGGCCTCGGCTCGGGCGAGGCGGTACAACTCACGTTCCAAGGCGACGGTATCGTCATCGTGCAGCCCTCCGAAGGGCGCTCCATCGCAAACGCCTGA